From the Brassica napus cultivar Da-Ae chromosome A8, Da-Ae, whole genome shotgun sequence genome, one window contains:
- the LOC125576953 gene encoding peroxidase 49-like: MKECCAFLLLLLFICPLGFYLYTIEYGTKLSPDFYAHSCPQVEDIVIDVLATTIATETRMAASLMRLHYHDCFEGNYDMQGCDGSLLLDSIGGIVSEKNSVFNSQSVRGFEVIDQIKAQLEKECPGTVSCADVLTLAARDSSVLSGGPSWVVPLGRRDSINASLSGSNSNIPASNDSFKAILRKFNRHGLDVTDLVALSGSHTIGFSRCTSFRQRLYNQSGDGRPDITLEESFAANLRKSCPIAGGEENLSVLDMVTAAKFDNNYFINLIKNMGLLYSDQILFSGNDISRGLVITYAQDQEVFFLQFAESMIKMGNISPLMGSNGEIRKNCRKINS, from the exons ATGAAAGAATGCTgtgcttttcttcttcttcttcttttcatttgCCCTTTGGGATTTTATCTTTACACCATCGAATATGGAACCAAATTATCGCCTGATTTTTACGCCCACTCATGCCCGCAAGTCGAAGACATTGTGATTGATGTTCTCGCAACAACTATTGCTACAGAGACACGAATGGCTGCTTCCTTGATGAGACTTCATTATCATGACTGTttt GAAGGTAACTATGATATGCAGGGTTGTGATGGATCATTGCTTCTTGACAGCATTGGCGGAATAGTGAGTGAGAAAAATTCGGTTTTCAATAGCCAATCGGTTCGTGGCTTCGAGGTTATTGACCAGATCAAAGCCCAACTTGAGAAAGAATGCCCGGGAACGGTCTCTTGCGCTGATGTTCTCACCCTAGCCGCTAGAGACTCCTCTGTTCTT AGCGGAGGTCCAAGCTGGGTCGTCCCATTAGGAAGAAGAGATTCGATCAATGCAAGCTTGAGTGGTTCGAACAGCAACATCCCTGCATCAAACGACAGTTTCAAGGCAATTCTGAGAAAATTCAACCGTCACGGACTAGATGTCACTGATCTTGTTGCTCTTTCCG GGAGTCACACCATTGGCTTCTCCAGATGCACGAGTTTCAGACAGAGGCTGTACAATCAATCCGGTGACGGTCGTCCAGACATTACACTAGAAGAATCCTTCGCTGCTAACTTGCGGAAAAGCTGCCCAATAGCTGGAGGAGAGGAGAACCTCTCGGTGCTGGACATGGTTACTGCGGCAAAGTTCGATAACAACTACTTCATTAACTTGATAAAGAATATGGGCTTGTTGTACTCGGACCAGATTTTATTCAGCGGTAATGATATATCGAGAGGGCTTGTAATAACGTATGCACAGGATCAAGAAgttttttttctccagtttGCAGAGTCTATGATCAAGATGGGGAATATCTCTCCGTTGATGGGTTCGAATGGCGAGATCAGGAAGAACTGCCGGAAGATAAACTCTTGA
- the LOC106361442 gene encoding phosphatidylinositol transfer protein 3, with product MFKRRNAHQLDDGSQHDNKVRELRSAIGPLSGQSLVFCSDASLRRYLAARNWNVEKAKKMLEETLKWRSTYKPQEIRWNQVAHEGETGKVSRASFHDRQGRVVLIMRPALQNSTSAEGNIKHLVYLLENAILNLPKGQEQMSWLIDFTGWSMAANVPMKTTREIVYILQNHYPERLGIAFLYNPPRLFQAVYRAVKYFLDPCTAQKVKFVYPKDKTSDELMTSHFDVENLPKEFGGEATLEYDHEEFSKQMCEDDVKTAKFWGLEEKQYPKPNGFSPADVVPEPATSLASAAS from the exons ATGTTTAAGAGAAGGAATGCGCACCAACTTGATGATGGTTCTCAGCATGATAACAAG GTTAGAGAATTGAGATCTGCGATAGGGCCGCTCTCTGGACAAAGTTTAGTGTTCTGCTCTGATGCTTCCTTGAGGAGATATTTGGCTGCTCGAAACTGGAATGTGGAGAAAGCCAAGAAAATGCTTGAGGAGACTCTCAAGTGGAGATCAACATACAAACCTCAAGAGATCCGTTGG AATCAAGTAGCACATGAAGGTGAGACCGGTAAAGTTTCAAGAGCTAGTTTTCATGATAGACAAGGCAGAGTAGTGCTTATAATGAGACCAGCATTACAG AACTCAACATCAGCAGAAGGTAATATCAAGCATTTGGTCTATCTTCTTGAAAATGCAATCCTCAATCTTCCCAAGGGACAAGAACAAATGTCTTGGCTCATTGATTTCACTGGTTGGTCTATGGCTGCTAATGTTCCTATGAAAACAACACGTGAGATTGTCTACATTCTACAGAATCATTACCCTGAGAGACTCGGTATCGCCTTTCTCTACAATCCACCAAGACTTTTCCAAGCAGTATACAGG GCTGTTAAGTACTTCTTGGACCCATGTACAGCTCAAAAGGTCAAGTTTGTGTACCCTAAAGACAAAACAAGTGATGAACTGATGACATCACACTTTGATGTTGAGAATCTTCCCAAGGAGTTTGGAGGAGAAGCAACACTAGAGTATGATCATGAGGAGTTCTCAAAACAAATGTGTGAAGATGATGTCAAAACAGCAAAGTTTTGGGGACTGGAGGAGAAACAGTATCCTAAACCAAACGGTTTCTCTCCAGCCGATGTTGTTCCTGAGCCAGCCACTTCTCTTGCATCAGCAGCTAGCTGA